The following are from one region of the Pantoea cypripedii genome:
- a CDS encoding CbtA family protein, with protein MTGKLLLNGMMAGILAGIIAFSFAHFFGEPQVDRAISFEETLAAQHSSAGSEHHHDHEADGEVFSRGTQSGAGLLSGMILFSAAMGGALALVWSLCWQRTGPAGARALALALALGGFLIMSLMPGLKYPPNPPAVGDASTIGYRTMLYFVMLLVSAVIVVTAAWSAHQLRARLGSWNAALWGLLAGLAMLIVACLLMPAINEVPHGFSADVLWRFRLSSFGTQLTLWCATGLLFGLFAEKTVQNPRHRYATAGY; from the coding sequence ATGACCGGAAAACTTCTGTTAAACGGGATGATGGCAGGGATCCTCGCTGGCATCATCGCCTTCAGTTTTGCCCATTTCTTTGGTGAGCCGCAGGTTGATCGGGCGATTTCATTCGAAGAAACCCTCGCCGCACAGCACAGTAGCGCCGGGAGCGAGCATCACCATGATCATGAAGCCGATGGCGAAGTTTTCAGTCGCGGTACGCAGTCTGGCGCAGGTCTGCTGAGCGGGATGATCCTGTTCAGTGCGGCGATGGGCGGTGCTTTGGCTCTGGTCTGGTCGTTATGCTGGCAGCGCACCGGTCCGGCCGGGGCGAGAGCACTGGCGTTGGCGCTGGCATTGGGGGGATTCCTGATCATGAGCCTGATGCCGGGGCTTAAATATCCGCCTAATCCACCGGCGGTGGGTGATGCATCGACTATTGGCTACCGGACGATGCTCTACTTCGTGATGCTGCTGGTCTCCGCCGTGATTGTGGTCACTGCCGCCTGGAGCGCCCATCAGCTGCGGGCGCGGCTGGGAAGCTGGAATGCGGCGTTGTGGGGCCTGCTGGCCGGGCTGGCGATGCTGATCGTGGCCTGCCTGCTGATGCCTGCGATAAATGAGGTTCCGCATGGCTTCTCTGCTGATGTGCTCTGGCGTTTCCGCCTGAGTTCTTTCGGCACGCAGCTGACCCTGTGGTGTGCAACCGGGCTGCTGTTTGGCCTGTTTGCCGAAAAGACCGTGCAGAATCCCCGTCATCGCTACGCAACGGCAGGATACTGA
- a CDS encoding CbtB domain-containing protein gives MERTVNDIHAGQAPIPFNSVLPWAAFITLMVLLAVYFIGAEQGATAVFSGNQIHEYFHDARHLLGFPCH, from the coding sequence ATGGAACGTACCGTTAATGATATTCATGCAGGTCAGGCCCCGATCCCGTTCAATAGCGTATTACCCTGGGCGGCTTTTATTACGCTGATGGTGCTGCTGGCGGTGTATTTTATTGGTGCTGAGCAGGGGGCCACTGCGGTGTTCTCCGGCAATCAGATCCATGAATATTTCCATGATGCGCGGCATCTGCTGGGTTTCCCCTGCCATTAA
- the nthB gene encoding nitrile hydratase subunit beta — translation MNGIHDLGGMHGMGAVVTEENEPPFHHEWERRAFSFFASLFVGGHFNVDMFRHAIERMNPAHYLEESYYEHWMHAFETLLLEKGVITLDELSGAVKPVIASAETPVLRQEMVQAVVTTGASARVDVDVPASFRVGDRVRAKNINPGGHTRLPRYVRDKIGTIVIDHGVFVTPDTVAHGLGEHPQHVYSVSFAATELWGDNAPSKDTVRIDLWDDYLEAL, via the coding sequence ATGAACGGGATACATGATCTGGGCGGTATGCACGGTATGGGTGCTGTTGTCACCGAAGAAAACGAACCTCCTTTTCATCATGAATGGGAGCGACGTGCCTTTTCCTTTTTTGCCTCGCTGTTTGTCGGCGGTCACTTCAATGTGGATATGTTCCGCCATGCCATTGAGCGCATGAATCCGGCGCACTATCTCGAAGAAAGTTATTACGAACACTGGATGCACGCTTTCGAGACGCTGCTGCTGGAGAAGGGGGTGATCACCCTTGATGAGTTGTCCGGAGCGGTCAAGCCCGTTATCGCATCGGCGGAAACACCGGTGTTACGTCAGGAGATGGTACAGGCGGTGGTCACCACCGGTGCCTCGGCGCGGGTTGATGTTGATGTACCCGCCAGCTTCCGGGTGGGTGATCGCGTCCGGGCGAAAAACATCAATCCCGGCGGACATACCCGCCTGCCACGTTATGTGCGCGACAAGATCGGCACCATCGTGATTGATCATGGGGTTTTTGTTACCCCGGACACCGTTGCCCACGGCCTGGGTGAACATCCGCAGCACGTGTACAGCGTCAGCTTTGCCGCCACCGAGTTGTGGGGTGATAACGCGCCGTCGAAAGACACGGTGCGTATCGATCTGTGGGACGACTATCTGGAGGCGTTATGA
- a CDS encoding histidine phosphatase family protein, which yields MAAVLQLICQGETLANRHSRFPANDALSEASRLAAQQMQGGIAPGSQIWLAPELAAQQTAQALGAVGQSVPALAEPAYGLWAGMPIKAVITQHGEDFQRWLAGEAAPGGEGVAQLLARTDSWLSGYVADRQPQCAIVSAAVIRAMVIGLLGAPVSAFQLIDIAPLSITTLRGDGKRWHLTSINSVRLAFAEGSL from the coding sequence ATGGCCGCTGTCCTGCAACTGATTTGCCAGGGGGAAACCCTGGCAAATCGCCACTCACGGTTTCCTGCTAATGATGCCCTGAGTGAGGCCTCTCGCCTGGCCGCACAACAGATGCAGGGGGGCATCGCACCGGGTAGCCAAATATGGCTGGCACCGGAGTTGGCGGCACAACAGACGGCACAGGCGCTGGGGGCAGTGGGGCAAAGCGTACCGGCACTGGCAGAACCGGCCTATGGGCTTTGGGCGGGGATGCCGATCAAAGCAGTGATCACGCAGCATGGTGAGGATTTTCAGCGCTGGCTGGCAGGTGAGGCTGCACCGGGAGGGGAAGGGGTGGCGCAACTGCTGGCGCGCACTGACTCCTGGTTGTCCGGCTACGTTGCCGATCGTCAACCGCAGTGCGCCATCGTGTCAGCGGCGGTGATTCGGGCAATGGTTATTGGTCTGCTGGGTGCACCGGTCAGTGCTTTTCAGTTGATTGATATCGCCCCGCTGAGTATCACGACCCTGCGGGGTGATGGCAAACGCTGGCATCTCACCAGCATTAATTCAGTAAGACTCGCCTTCGCCGAAGGCTCCCTCTAA
- the nthA gene encoding nitrile hydratase subunit alpha codes for MEHDHDHTEPPAEIALRVKALESLLTEKGLIDPVALDELIDTYEHRIGPRNGALVVAKAWSDPDYKARLLAHGTEAIAELGFSGVQGEDMMVVENTADVHNVTVCTLCSCYPWPTLGLPPAWYKSAPYRSRIVIEPRSVLAEFGLHISEDREIRVWDSSAELRYLVLPERPAGTEGWSEAQLADLVTRDAMIGTGVALQPGN; via the coding sequence ATGGAACATGATCACGACCACACCGAGCCGCCTGCGGAAATCGCGCTGCGCGTGAAAGCACTGGAGTCGCTGCTGACGGAAAAGGGGCTGATTGATCCCGTCGCGCTGGATGAACTTATCGACACCTACGAACACCGCATTGGCCCCCGCAATGGCGCGCTGGTGGTGGCGAAAGCCTGGAGCGACCCGGATTACAAGGCCCGTCTGCTGGCGCATGGCACTGAGGCCATTGCCGAGCTGGGCTTTTCCGGGGTGCAAGGGGAAGACATGATGGTGGTGGAGAATACCGCCGATGTTCACAACGTCACGGTCTGCACCCTGTGCTCCTGCTACCCGTGGCCAACGCTGGGACTGCCGCCTGCCTGGTACAAATCCGCACCTTATCGCTCACGCATCGTGATTGAACCGCGCAGTGTTCTGGCCGAGTTTGGCCTGCACATCAGTGAAGATCGGGAAATCCGCGTCTGGGATAGCAGCGCCGAGCTGCGTTATCTGGTGCTGCCAGAAAGACCGGCCGGAACCGAGGGCTGGAGTGAAGCTCAGCTGGCCGATCTGGTGACGCGCGATGCCATGATTGGCACGGGCGTGGCGCTGCAACCGGGTAACTAA
- a CDS encoding SIS domain-containing protein — translation MQTQSIISSLMSGHFQHKPVRQVFLVACGGSLVDMYPAHYFLNEQGENLRSWMMTANEFVYATPHALGESSIVIVCSHGGNTPESVAAAQLAKTRGAATITLTHNPEAQLLQWADHNLLYKWGDDTLVTENPMALILSLCVDVLRQVEDYAGWHDFQQSFGQIDQVIRQARTQVAARCADFAQQYQHESLFYVLSSGASYGHAYGFAICSLMEMQRLDAASIHSGEFFHGPFEVTDNHVPFILLMNEGRTRGLDQRVLGFLNRYNDKTVVVDARELGLDALPVSVVDYFNPVLFYSIMCDYRAALADIRQHPLSTRRYMGVVEY, via the coding sequence ATGCAGACCCAATCGATTATTTCCTCCCTGATGAGCGGCCATTTTCAGCATAAACCGGTGCGTCAGGTGTTCCTTGTGGCCTGCGGGGGTTCGCTGGTAGATATGTATCCGGCGCACTATTTCCTGAATGAGCAAGGTGAAAACCTGCGTTCGTGGATGATGACAGCCAATGAATTTGTCTATGCCACTCCTCACGCATTAGGTGAGTCGTCAATCGTTATCGTCTGTTCACATGGCGGCAATACGCCGGAATCGGTCGCTGCCGCCCAGCTGGCGAAAACGCGCGGAGCCGCCACCATCACCCTGACGCACAATCCCGAAGCGCAACTGCTGCAATGGGCCGACCATAACCTGCTGTATAAATGGGGTGATGACACGCTGGTCACTGAAAACCCGATGGCGCTGATCCTCAGCCTGTGCGTTGATGTGCTGCGTCAGGTGGAAGACTACGCCGGATGGCATGATTTCCAGCAGAGCTTTGGTCAGATCGATCAGGTGATCCGCCAGGCCCGCACCCAGGTCGCCGCCCGCTGTGCCGACTTCGCGCAACAATATCAGCATGAATCGCTGTTCTATGTGCTCTCCAGTGGCGCCTCATACGGACACGCCTATGGCTTTGCCATCTGCTCCCTGATGGAAATGCAGCGTCTCGATGCCGCCTCGATTCACAGCGGGGAATTCTTTCATGGTCCGTTTGAAGTCACCGATAATCACGTTCCCTTTATTCTGTTGATGAATGAAGGCCGCACCCGTGGTCTGGATCAGCGTGTGCTGGGATTCCTCAATCGTTACAACGATAAAACCGTGGTGGTGGATGCCCGCGAGCTGGGTCTGGATGCCCTGCCGGTGTCAGTGGTTGACTACTTTAACCCGGTGCTGTTTTACAGCATCATGTGCGACTACCGTGCGGCGCTGGCTGATATTCGCCAGCATCCGCTCTCAACCCGTCGCTATATGGGCGTAGTGGAATACTAA
- a CDS encoding PfkB family carbohydrate kinase, translated as MKVIGVGDNVVDKYEHRRVRYPGGNALNFSVYAAMLDASAAYLGIFGNDAAADHVMRTLAKRGIDTRYCRTVEGENGYARLTIEQGERVFLDSNLGGVRQTESMDFVLQHRAWLADFALIHTSSYSYIDAQLPELAKLPGWLTYDFSDDFVIDQALPLCRWLDAAFFSCAGWSLSDTRDLLTQAVQAGSRYAIATRGAEGAILFDGENWYQQQPEAITPVDTLGAGDAFITAFLLSLRAQGNIPAALQAGAHFAAKICLLEGAFGEGESY; from the coding sequence ATGAAGGTAATTGGCGTAGGCGACAACGTTGTCGATAAATATGAGCACCGCCGCGTGCGCTATCCGGGAGGCAACGCGCTGAATTTCAGCGTGTATGCCGCGATGCTGGATGCCTCTGCTGCTTATCTGGGTATCTTCGGCAACGATGCGGCGGCAGACCACGTGATGCGGACGCTGGCAAAACGCGGTATCGATACACGTTATTGCCGGACGGTTGAGGGTGAAAATGGCTATGCGCGCCTGACCATCGAGCAAGGCGAACGGGTGTTTCTCGATTCTAACCTTGGCGGCGTTCGCCAGACGGAATCGATGGATTTCGTGCTGCAACACCGCGCCTGGCTGGCGGATTTCGCGCTGATCCACACCAGCAGCTACAGCTATATCGACGCACAATTGCCTGAGCTGGCGAAGCTTCCCGGCTGGCTGACCTATGATTTCTCCGATGACTTTGTTATCGATCAGGCGTTGCCATTATGCCGCTGGCTCGACGCGGCCTTTTTCTCCTGTGCCGGATGGTCGCTGTCAGACACGCGCGACCTGCTGACGCAGGCGGTGCAAGCCGGTAGCCGCTATGCCATCGCCACGCGGGGTGCAGAGGGGGCCATCCTGTTCGACGGAGAAAACTGGTATCAGCAGCAACCAGAAGCAATCACGCCGGTGGATACTTTAGGGGCCGGTGATGCGTTTATCACCGCCTTTCTGCTCAGCCTGCGCGCTCAGGGCAATATCCCGGCAGCGTTACAGGCCGGTGCGCATTTCGCGGCGAAAATTTGCCTGTTAGAGGGAGCCTTCGGCGAAGGCGAGTCTTACTGA
- a CDS encoding GntR family transcriptional regulator, which translates to MNSPEKQTRRPRRSYLDARKRLLEILNSPDFNSGDQIPAERELSEMLGISRMTVRKLLTELIDEGVLERRGNQGTWLVDTAIERPLQPALGISKILELNGAVPSSQLIYFHVSPASARIARLLQIEEGDDLVMIKRLRLADGHPFCIETSYLPRSRVPDLSAEMLEKEGSLYRLLAERYAIHDVYDEGTVRAAAMSEEDHLLLQAKPESPALVYRGVIYDSQRQPIEYLVSVNHPQRVAFRINGGLNAVDVTAP; encoded by the coding sequence ATGAACAGTCCAGAAAAGCAGACCAGAAGGCCGCGCAGAAGTTATCTTGATGCGCGCAAACGCTTACTCGAAATACTAAATTCACCCGATTTCAACAGCGGCGATCAGATTCCGGCAGAACGCGAGTTGAGCGAGATGCTGGGGATCAGTCGGATGACGGTGCGCAAGCTGCTGACAGAGTTAATTGATGAAGGCGTGCTGGAACGGCGCGGCAATCAAGGGACCTGGCTGGTGGATACCGCCATTGAACGTCCTCTGCAACCGGCACTGGGGATCAGCAAAATCCTTGAACTCAATGGTGCCGTACCCAGCAGCCAGTTGATCTATTTCCATGTATCCCCGGCCAGCGCGCGCATTGCACGGTTGCTGCAGATTGAAGAAGGGGATGATTTAGTGATGATTAAACGCCTGCGGCTAGCCGATGGTCATCCCTTCTGCATTGAAACCAGTTATTTACCGCGATCGCGTGTCCCGGATTTAAGTGCAGAGATGTTAGAAAAAGAAGGCTCCCTCTATCGCCTGCTGGCGGAACGTTACGCTATTCATGATGTTTATGATGAAGGGACCGTCCGTGCTGCTGCAATGAGTGAAGAAGACCATCTGTTGTTGCAGGCAAAACCAGAAAGCCCGGCGCTGGTGTACCGGGGTGTAATTTACGATAGCCAGCGTCAGCCGATTGAATATCTGGTTTCGGTAAACCATCCGCAACGGGTCGCTTTCCGCATCAATGGCGGATTGAATGCAGTGGATGTGACGGCGCCGTGA
- a CDS encoding autotransporter strand-loop-strand O-heptosyltransferase produces the protein MKGPAGIFFDFNDGARILLPAGRWRVALLDDDSGNVLFSCESGAGWVTSAKKYFVRFRIQVWRGDEVAPLLDETLSLKDRDVLISFPTGTLGDLLGWFHYAERFRLLHGCRLECAMAPNIISLLEGQYPHIRFSAPDAVVQRAPYATYRIGLFFGGNETHQPIDFRQSGFHRIAGHILGVDPREEAPRLNLSAPRTITEPYVCIAVQSTAQAKFWNNGHGWAEVVAHLKSLGYRVLCIDREARTGRGFVWNHIPYGAEDFTGNLPLQERVDLLRHASFFIGLSSGLSWLAWASQIPVVLISGFTLPGSEFYTPWRVFSSHGCSGCWDSLHETFDHQDFFWCPRHKGTDRQFECTRLITGKQVCGVTDRLHAQLHGQQ, from the coding sequence ATGAAGGGGCCAGCCGGTATTTTCTTCGACTTTAATGATGGGGCCAGGATCCTGTTGCCCGCAGGGCGCTGGCGCGTTGCCTTGCTGGACGATGACTCAGGCAACGTCCTGTTCAGCTGCGAGTCCGGTGCTGGCTGGGTTACATCCGCCAAAAAGTATTTTGTCCGTTTCCGCATTCAGGTCTGGCGTGGCGATGAAGTGGCTCCGCTGCTGGATGAAACCCTGTCCCTGAAGGACCGGGACGTTTTGATTTCCTTCCCCACCGGCACGCTGGGCGATCTGCTGGGGTGGTTCCACTACGCGGAACGTTTCCGCCTGTTGCACGGTTGTCGGCTGGAGTGTGCGATGGCGCCGAACATTATTAGCCTGCTGGAAGGGCAATATCCGCACATTCGCTTCTCCGCGCCGGACGCTGTGGTACAGCGTGCCCCGTACGCTACGTATCGCATCGGCCTGTTTTTCGGCGGCAACGAAACGCATCAGCCGATTGACTTCCGCCAGTCGGGTTTTCACCGCATTGCCGGACATATCCTGGGGGTTGACCCACGGGAGGAGGCTCCGCGCCTCAATCTCAGCGCACCGCGCACCATTACCGAGCCTTACGTCTGCATCGCTGTCCAGTCCACTGCCCAGGCCAAGTTCTGGAATAACGGACATGGCTGGGCGGAGGTGGTGGCACACCTGAAGAGTCTGGGTTACCGGGTGCTGTGTATCGACCGTGAGGCCCGTACCGGTCGTGGGTTTGTCTGGAACCACATCCCCTACGGCGCTGAAGACTTCACCGGCAATCTGCCTTTGCAGGAACGGGTGGATCTGCTGCGCCACGCCAGTTTCTTTATCGGTTTGTCCAGTGGGCTTTCCTGGCTTGCCTGGGCGTCGCAGATACCGGTGGTGCTGATCAGCGGCTTCACCCTGCCAGGCTCCGAATTTTACACACCCTGGCGGGTGTTCAGCAGTCACGGTTGCAGCGGCTGTTGGGACAGCCTGCATGAAACCTTCGACCACCAGGACTTTTTCTGGTGCCCGCGTCACAAGGGAACCGATCGGCAGTTCGAGTGCACCCGCCTGATTACTGGAAAACAGGTCTGTGGCGTGACCGACCGGCTCCATGCACAGCTGCATGGGCAGCAATAA
- a CDS encoding nitrile hydratase accessory protein, whose protein sequence is MSTSFTGHDAENAPFEHPWQAQVFSLIVCLHQAGKFSWKEWVDVFSTEIKAHPIQEHESVNDAYYRQWVAATEHMLLSLELTGQADIVRRTDEWRQAYLNTPHGMPVTLSSASCPPAHDHHHHPVLRVPVAVSPASARINP, encoded by the coding sequence ATGAGTACATCCTTTACGGGCCATGATGCGGAAAACGCGCCGTTTGAACATCCGTGGCAGGCACAGGTGTTTTCCCTGATCGTTTGCCTGCATCAGGCTGGCAAGTTCAGCTGGAAAGAGTGGGTCGATGTTTTCAGCACAGAAATCAAAGCGCACCCGATACAGGAACATGAAAGCGTTAATGATGCTTATTACCGCCAGTGGGTTGCCGCCACCGAGCACATGCTGCTGTCGCTGGAGTTGACCGGGCAGGCCGATATTGTCCGCCGCACCGACGAATGGCGGCAGGCGTATCTCAATACCCCGCATGGTATGCCGGTGACGCTATCCAGCGCGAGCTGTCCGCCTGCGCATGATCATCATCACCATCCGGTGCTGCGTGTTCCCGTGGCGGTCAGTCCGGCGTCGGCGCGTATTAATCCCTGA